A window of Vulpes lagopus strain Blue_001 chromosome 21, ASM1834538v1, whole genome shotgun sequence contains these coding sequences:
- the TARBP2 gene encoding RISC-loading complex subunit TARBP2 isoform X1 codes for MSEEEQGSGTTTGCGLPSIEQMLAANPGKTPISLLQEYGTRIGKTPVYDLLKAEGQAHQPNFTFRVTVGDTSCTGQGPSKKAAKHKAAEVALKHLKGGSMLEPALEDSSSFSPLDSSLPEDIPVFTAAAAATPVPSAVPTRSPPMEAQPPVSPQQSECNPVGALQELVVQKGWRLPEYTVTQESGPAHRKEFTMTCRVERFIEIGSGTSKKLAKRNAAAKMLLRVHTVPLDARDGTEAEPDDDHFSIGVGSRLDGLRNRGPGCTWDSLRNSVGEKILSLRSCSLGALGALGPACCSVLSELSEEQAFHVSYLDIEELSLSGLCQCLVELSTQPATVCHGSATTREAARGEAARRALQYLKIMAGSK; via the exons ATGAGTGAAGAGGAGCAGGGCTCCGGCACCACCACGGGCTGCGGGCTGCCCAG tATAGAGCAAATGCTGGCAGCCAACCCGGGCAAGACCCCGATCAGCCTTCTGCAGGAGTATGGGACCAGAATAGGGAAGACGCCCGTGTACGACCTTCTCAAAGCCGAGGGCCAAGCCCACCAGCCTAATTTCACCTTCCGGGTCACCGTTGGCGACACCAGCTGCACTG GTCAGGGCcccagcaagaaggcagccaagCACAAGGCAGCTGAGGTGGCCCTCAAACACCTCAAAGGGGGGAGCATGCTGGAGCCGGCCCTGGAGGACAGCAG TTCTTTTTCTCCCCTAGACTCTTCACTGCCTGAGGACATTCCAGTTTTTACTGCTGCAGCGGCTGCTACTCCTGTTCCATCTGCTGTTCCAACCAG GAGCCCCCCCATGGAGGCGCAGCCCCCCGTCTCCCCTCAGCAGTCTGAGTGCAATCCTGTTGGCGCCCTGCAG GAGCTGGTGGTGCAGAAGGGCTGGCGCTTGCCTGAGTACACGGTGACCCAGGAGTCCGGGCCGGCGCACCGCAAAGAGTTTACCATGACCTGTCGCGTGGAGCGTTTCATCGAGATCG GCAGCGGCACTTCCAAAAAGCTGGCGAAGCGGAACGCGGCGGCCAAGATGCTGCTTCGGGTGCACACGGTGCCCCTGGATGCCCGGGATGGCACCGAGGCAGAGCCCGATGACGATCACTTCTCCATC GGTGTGGGCTCCCGCCTCGATGGACTTCGGAACCGGGGCCCGGGCTGCACCTGGGATTCTCTGCGAAATTCCGTGGGAGAGAAGATCCTGTCCCTGCGCAGCTGCTCCCTGGGCGCCTTGGgtgccctgggccctgcctgctGCAGTGTCCTCAGCGAGCTGTCCGAGGAGCAGGCCTTCCACGTCAGCTACCTGGATATCG AGGAGTTGAGCCTGAGCGGGCTGTGCCAGTGCCTGGTGGAGCTGTCCACGCAGCCGGCCACTGTGTGTCACGGCTCCGCGACGACCCGGGAGGCGGCCCGTGGGGAGGCTGCTCGGCGTGCCCTGCAGTACCTCAAGATCATGGCGGGCAGCAAGTAG
- the TARBP2 gene encoding RISC-loading complex subunit TARBP2 isoform X2, whose protein sequence is MLAANPGKTPISLLQEYGTRIGKTPVYDLLKAEGQAHQPNFTFRVTVGDTSCTGQGPSKKAAKHKAAEVALKHLKGGSMLEPALEDSSSFSPLDSSLPEDIPVFTAAAAATPVPSAVPTRSPPMEAQPPVSPQQSECNPVGALQELVVQKGWRLPEYTVTQESGPAHRKEFTMTCRVERFIEIGSGTSKKLAKRNAAAKMLLRVHTVPLDARDGTEAEPDDDHFSIGVGSRLDGLRNRGPGCTWDSLRNSVGEKILSLRSCSLGALGALGPACCSVLSELSEEQAFHVSYLDIEELSLSGLCQCLVELSTQPATVCHGSATTREAARGEAARRALQYLKIMAGSK, encoded by the exons ATGCTGGCAGCCAACCCGGGCAAGACCCCGATCAGCCTTCTGCAGGAGTATGGGACCAGAATAGGGAAGACGCCCGTGTACGACCTTCTCAAAGCCGAGGGCCAAGCCCACCAGCCTAATTTCACCTTCCGGGTCACCGTTGGCGACACCAGCTGCACTG GTCAGGGCcccagcaagaaggcagccaagCACAAGGCAGCTGAGGTGGCCCTCAAACACCTCAAAGGGGGGAGCATGCTGGAGCCGGCCCTGGAGGACAGCAG TTCTTTTTCTCCCCTAGACTCTTCACTGCCTGAGGACATTCCAGTTTTTACTGCTGCAGCGGCTGCTACTCCTGTTCCATCTGCTGTTCCAACCAG GAGCCCCCCCATGGAGGCGCAGCCCCCCGTCTCCCCTCAGCAGTCTGAGTGCAATCCTGTTGGCGCCCTGCAG GAGCTGGTGGTGCAGAAGGGCTGGCGCTTGCCTGAGTACACGGTGACCCAGGAGTCCGGGCCGGCGCACCGCAAAGAGTTTACCATGACCTGTCGCGTGGAGCGTTTCATCGAGATCG GCAGCGGCACTTCCAAAAAGCTGGCGAAGCGGAACGCGGCGGCCAAGATGCTGCTTCGGGTGCACACGGTGCCCCTGGATGCCCGGGATGGCACCGAGGCAGAGCCCGATGACGATCACTTCTCCATC GGTGTGGGCTCCCGCCTCGATGGACTTCGGAACCGGGGCCCGGGCTGCACCTGGGATTCTCTGCGAAATTCCGTGGGAGAGAAGATCCTGTCCCTGCGCAGCTGCTCCCTGGGCGCCTTGGgtgccctgggccctgcctgctGCAGTGTCCTCAGCGAGCTGTCCGAGGAGCAGGCCTTCCACGTCAGCTACCTGGATATCG AGGAGTTGAGCCTGAGCGGGCTGTGCCAGTGCCTGGTGGAGCTGTCCACGCAGCCGGCCACTGTGTGTCACGGCTCCGCGACGACCCGGGAGGCGGCCCGTGGGGAGGCTGCTCGGCGTGCCCTGCAGTACCTCAAGATCATGGCGGGCAGCAAGTAG